The Phycisphaeraceae bacterium genome contains the following window.
GAAAAGTTGCTGACGCCCGCGATGGTGTTCCTCGGGGTGATGAGTTCGCTGGCGTCGGATGCGGGGTATGTGGTGCTCCCGCCGCTGGCGGCACTGCTGTACAAGGCGGTGGGGCGGAGTCCGATCGTCGGCATCGCGGCGGTGTTTGCGGGCGTGTCGGCGGGGTTCAACGCCAACCTGGTGGTGACGGGGCTCGATCCGATGCTGGCGGGTCTTTCGCAGACCGGGGCGCAGTTCGTGGATCCTGAGTATGCCGTCAATCCGGCGTGCAACTGGCTGTTCATGATTGCGTCGACGATTATGGCGACGCTGGTGGGCTGGGCGACGACAGCGTGGATCGTCGAGCCGCGCTTCGCGCGCAAGAGCCCCGACGAGGGCGGCCCGTCGCCGGTCGATGAGGCCGAACTGGCCCAGCATCGGCTGACGGCGCAGGAAAAGCGCGGGCTGGGGCGGGCGACAGCGGTGCTCGTCGTGGGGCTGGCGCTGGTGGTCGTCAACGTGGTGGTGCCGGGCTTTCCGCTCAATGGCAAGGGCGTGATCTTTGATCGCTGGGCCGAGGCGATCGTGCCGCTGCTGTTCATTCTGTTTCTGCTCCCCGGGCTGGCCTTCGGCATGACCAACGGCACGATCCGTTCGACCAAGGATCTGGCGCGCCTCATGACCGAATCGATGGCGGCGATGTCGCCGATCATCGTGCTGGCGTTCTTTGCGGCGCAGTTCGTCGCGTACTTCCAGTACTCGAACCTGGGCGCGATGCTGGCGATCACGGGCGGGGAATATCTCTCGACGCTGGGGCTGCCGATGTTTCTGCTGCTGCTGGCGTTTATCCTGCTCACGGCGGTGTTCAACCTGTTCGTCGGGTCGATGAGCGCCAAGTATGCGCTGTTCGCGCCGATCTTCATCCCGATGCTGATGCTTGTCGGCATCAGCCCGGAACTGACGCAGGCGGCTTACCGCATCGGCGACTCGGTGACGAACATCATCACGCCGCTCAATGCGTACCTGATCATCATCCTCGTGTTCATGCAGAAGCACGATCGCAGCGCGGGCATGGGCACGCTGATCGCGACGATGCTGCCGTATACGTTCACGTTCACGATCGCGTGGTGCGCGATGCTGGGGCTGTGGCTGCTGCTGGGCATCCCGCTGGGGATTCCGTTCGAGACGGGCCCGCTGGAGTATGTGCCGCGCGCCATGCCGTGAGCGGGTGCTGGGGCGGCGGTGCGCGGGCACCGATCCGGCCCGGTGTTGCGCGGAGCGACGATGGTGACGCGCCGATCAATGGTTTTGACGCGCCGATAGATCATGTTGGCGCGCCGAATTGTCGTGTCGGCGCGCCGAATTGTCGTGTCAACGCGCCGATACACGATGTTGACGCGCCGAATTGTCGTGTCAACGCGCCGATAGATGATGTTGACGCGCCGAATTGTCGTGTCAACGCGCGGCGCAATGACAATTCGGCGCGCCATATGGGACCTTCGGGCCGTCCCAACCGCGTTTACGCGAGCGTCAAGGCCGGCAATCCCCCGTTATTGGTGCATCTGGGCCCGGCGGGTGGCACTGACCGCAACCATTGATGCATGAACCCGTGCCACCGACCACGGCTTTGAGTGGTCGGTGTGTCTTGGTTCCTTTCCAACCGAACCACCCTGCCGGCGGTCCGAACCACCCGCTTGCGGACCGTGGTGGGGCCAGACACATCCATCGCGGTAGTGTATCACGGCAAGTGATGCGTTGCACCGCGCGGATGCCGTGGCCATGGCTTTGCATGGCCACGATCACTGGCCCGGACCGCCTACAGCACACTCCGCCTCGCTGGGCAAAGCCGAGGCTTGGACATCCGGCATCGATCCGGCCGGGATCCCGCCACGATCAGAGCGATTGTCCGATTGTTCATCATGGCCATGCAGAGCCATGGCCATGGCACCCGGCACCACTACAACCACGCCGATCGAAAACAAACGTCCTCACCCAGCAACACGCCTTCGCCGCAAGAACAACCCGCCAACTGCAACAAACATCGTGCCCGGCGCAGGAATATCCGCGTAGTTGATCCAGTTCGTCGTCTGCGTCAAAAAGAACCCTTCGTCCGCCTCAAACACCGCATCAAACTTGCTCTGGTACCGATACGCCCCTGGCACCAGCGTGATTTCCCCGGGGAAGCCCAGCGGATGCGTCAATAGATCAATCTGTCCCCCATCCGGCGTGAACACGCCCTGAGACCACGCTCCCGTCTCAAGAAACGCATATTCCCATGAGCCCAGCCCCGTCGTCGCCGCGTTCAGATTCCACAGCCGAATCTCGCGCCGATTCGTGAATACATGCCACTTTTCGATCCCCACCTCAAACGTGCGAAGACTCGTATCCACCCCGCCCGCCGACCAATTCCCGTCGTAGGCATAACTCGTCGCGTCCACCATCATCGTTGATGTCGCCGTCTGGGTCACCACCGTGTTCGTCGCGACTGAAACACGCGAGTGGGCGAGCAGATGGTATCCCGTCGAGCCAGTTTCAGCGGTGCTTGTCGAATCCCACCATGAAGTAGTGCTGAAGATGGGCTCTCCACCCGACCACCCCGCATACAGCGACACAAACCCCGCACGTTGCGTCACAGGCCCGGCAGCACAAAGTCCGCTCGCCACCACCAACCCCGCAAGCCCGCCACACACCGCACGCCACGCTCCCAAGCCTCCCGCACACTCGTCCCCCAACGCGCTCCTGTCCATGTCTTGTCTCCTGTGTCTTCCTTCTGCCTGACCGACCGGCCGTCAACAGATAGTCACCCCTGCCAACGACCCCGCTCCACAGACTATACAGGCCACAGCCCTTAACCTTGCACCCAATACAATAAAACTTCTCAAAGCCGTGGTCATGGGGCGGGCAGCAAACTCATGCTGCTCTTAGCAACTTTCAGGCGGGGCGGCATCGAAGTCTGCCTTCTCCCGTGGCACCGAAGTCTGCTTTGAGACTTCGGTGTGCGTTGCGGGGCGAAGTGACGGTCCGTGATGCCGATCGGTCGCGATCATTAGCTCAGAGTACTGAACCGGTCGCTGTACGTCAAGGCGAGGCGGGTGGCACGGAGACGTGAAATCTGCGATCACAAACGGTGACATCCCCGCTGATCGTGCGGCGATCTGCGTCGATCGTGTCGGTGTGCCTGGGGGTGAGGGTCTGAGACCGGTCCTCGCGGAGTTCTCCGCCGTCGCCGTTGAGGGCCCCACTCGCGCTGCATGACCCTACGCTTGGCCATGACCGAGCCACCTGTTCTCACCCGCTTCGCCCCCTCGCCCACCGGGCACCTGCACATCGGCGGGGCGCGCACGGCCTTGTTCTGCCTGGCCTACGCCCGGCGGCACGGCGGCCGCTTTATCCTCCGCATCGAAGACACCGACCAGGCCCGCTCGAGCGCGGATGCGGCGCGTGGCATTCTCGAAGATCTCGCGTGGCTGGGCATCGCGTGGGACGAGGGGCCGGAGTTTGTCATCGAGTGCGGCCACACCATCGGCGGCGACCCGAGAAGCATCGGACCGTTTCATCAGAGCGATCGGCACGCGATCTACGCGACGTACTTCGAGCAGTTGCTCGCTTCGGGGCGTGCGTATCCGGCTTTTGACACGCCCGAGCAGCTCGCGGCGATGCGGGCCGAGGCCGAAGCCGCGAAGCGCACGTTTGTGTATCGCCCGGCGGCGGGCTATGACCGCGAGGCGGCGGTCGCGCGCCTGCGCAGCGGCGAGGCGCATGTCCTGCGGCTGGCGATGAGCGGCGAGGACATCGTGGTGCATGATCGCGTGCTGGGCGAGGTGACGTTCCCGGCGGCGGAACTCGACGATGTAGTGATCCGCAAGCAGGACGGCTTTCCGACATATCACTTTGCGGTTGTGGTCGATGATGCGCTCATGGGCGTGACGCACGTGCTGCGCGGGCAGGAGCACCTGAACAACACGCCGCGGCACATTGCGATTCAGCGGGCGCTGGGGTTCGCGACGCCGCAGTACGCGCACATGCCGCTGATCTTCAATCCTGACAACACGAAGATGAGCAAGCGCGACAAGGACAAGGCGGCCAAGAAGGCGGTGCGCGATGCGGGTATTACGACGGTGGCGGGGCTGAACGAGGTCTCGACGGGGCGCGGCGAGGCAGTGCGGGCGTCGTTGGCAGCACTCGACGAGAACACGTTTGCAACATGGCTCAAGGACAAGCAGCGGCAGTTGTCGCGCGAGCAGGTCGGCGCGGTGGCGCGGGCGCTGGGGCTGCGGCTGCCGGAGATCGACGTCGAGGACTTTCGCGCTGCGGGCTACCTGCCGGGAGTGTTGTGCAACTATCTCGCGCTGCTCGGCTGGAACCCGAAGACCAAGACCGAGGACGGCAAGGATCTGGAGCGTTTTGACGTGCGGTTTCTCGAAGAACACTTCGACATCGAGGGCATCGGGCGCTCGAGCGCGAAATTCGACCGTGAGAAGTTGCTTTCGTTCAACGCGCACACGATCCAGCACGAACTGAGCGACGAGGCGTTCGCGGCCGAGTGGCTCGCGTGGGCCGATCGGTTTGAACCGACGTTGGCGGTGTGGGCGCGCGCCGATGGAAGCCGGTGGAGTCTTGCGGCCAGCGCCGCCCGTCCGCGTGCGCGAACGCTGGGCGACGCGGCGGATGCGATCGCGTTTGCGCTTGCGCCCGACGATGCGATTGTGTACGACCCCAAGGCGGTGGCCAAGGTGCTCACCGAAGAGGGCCGGGCGATGCTGGCGCGCCTGCGCGCGGTGATCGCGGTGATT
Protein-coding sequences here:
- the gltX gene encoding glutamate--tRNA ligase — protein: MTEPPVLTRFAPSPTGHLHIGGARTALFCLAYARRHGGRFILRIEDTDQARSSADAARGILEDLAWLGIAWDEGPEFVIECGHTIGGDPRSIGPFHQSDRHAIYATYFEQLLASGRAYPAFDTPEQLAAMRAEAEAAKRTFVYRPAAGYDREAAVARLRSGEAHVLRLAMSGEDIVVHDRVLGEVTFPAAELDDVVIRKQDGFPTYHFAVVVDDALMGVTHVLRGQEHLNNTPRHIAIQRALGFATPQYAHMPLIFNPDNTKMSKRDKDKAAKKAVRDAGITTVAGLNEVSTGRGEAVRASLAALDENTFATWLKDKQRQLSREQVGAVARALGLRLPEIDVEDFRAAGYLPGVLCNYLALLGWNPKTKTEDGKDLERFDVRFLEEHFDIEGIGRSSAKFDREKLLSFNAHTIQHELSDEAFAAEWLAWADRFEPTLAVWARADGSRWSLAASAARPRARTLGDAADAIAFALAPDDAIVYDPKAVAKVLTEEGRAMLARLRAVIAVIEPFEPAAIEAALAREAEGIGMGKVAQPLRVAITGGTVSPGLGQTLALVGRAGALARIDRCVQSL
- a CDS encoding AbgT family transporter, coding for MSSTPDTPQSAPTEGKKKFRLLDVVEIAGNRLPDPSILFLIGALLVMVASAAASLGGWEVVKKVPMQVTDAAGVVSLELVPAMKSVTTVTDAGETIVSQEPEVLRAVNLLTSDGIYWALRTMVRNFMDFPPLGIVLVGMLGIGVAERTGLIAALLKIFMLITPEKLLTPAMVFLGVMSSLASDAGYVVLPPLAALLYKAVGRSPIVGIAAVFAGVSAGFNANLVVTGLDPMLAGLSQTGAQFVDPEYAVNPACNWLFMIASTIMATLVGWATTAWIVEPRFARKSPDEGGPSPVDEAELAQHRLTAQEKRGLGRATAVLVVGLALVVVNVVVPGFPLNGKGVIFDRWAEAIVPLLFILFLLPGLAFGMTNGTIRSTKDLARLMTESMAAMSPIIVLAFFAAQFVAYFQYSNLGAMLAITGGEYLSTLGLPMFLLLLAFILLTAVFNLFVGSMSAKYALFAPIFIPMLMLVGISPELTQAAYRIGDSVTNIITPLNAYLIIILVFMQKHDRSAGMGTLIATMLPYTFTFTIAWCAMLGLWLLLGIPLGIPFETGPLEYVPRAMP